The following coding sequences lie in one Silene latifolia isolate original U9 population chromosome 5, ASM4854445v1, whole genome shotgun sequence genomic window:
- the LOC141657541 gene encoding uncharacterized protein LOC141657541 — protein sequence MKYNEISHYSHPQHRLKLEFSEVPFKCDGCKEMGIGSCYKCNTCDYDLHMHCAIPTTSIYHPFYPQCSFIFMSRPPGNVPRYCNACERGISGFLYHCNSCGFDLHPCCAKLPTALDTGSGMLLYLYRKVSGPCQRCGKKGRSWSYRSSDKKYNLHVACAKDMVMESWHDVYYGGGLRSSAAIGGTGINSVPGLKGALLQTHGHSKYSSKSKGKVQKCCEMAGMSLQFVISAVLGDPTSLIAGVIGSLMTR from the exons ATGAAATACAATGAGATATCTCATTATAGCCATCCACAACACAGGCTTAAACTCGAGTTCTCAGAAGTGCCCTTCAAGTGTGATGGCTGCAAAGAGATGGGCATAGGAAGTTGTTATAAGTGCAATACATGTGACTATGATCTCCATATGCACTGTGCCATTCCTACTACTTCCATATACCATCCTTTCTACCCACAATGCTCTTTCATCTTCATGTCTAGGCCGCCTGGTAACGTTCCCCGTTACTGTAATGCTTGTGAGCGTGGCATCTCTGGTTTTCTTTACCATTGTAATTCATGTGGTTTTGATCTCCATCCTTGTTGCGCCAAACTCCCTACTGCATTAGATACTGGATCTGGTATGCTATTGTATCTATACAGGAAG GTGAGTGGACCATGTCAAAGATGTGGAAAGAAAGGGAGGAGTTGGAGTTACAGATCATCAGACAAGAAGTACAATCTACACGTAGCTTGCGCGAAAGACATGGTGATGGAGAGTTGGCATGATGTATACTATGGGGGTGGGCTTCGTTCAAGTGCAGCGATTGGTGGAACAGGGATTAATAGTGTACCTGGCCTAAAAGGGGCCCTGCTTCAGACGCATGGCCATAGCAAGTACAGTAgtaaaagcaagggaaaggtccaAAAGTGTTGTGAGATGGCAGGGATGTCACTCCAGTTTGTAATCTCAGCAGTTCTAGGTGATCCTACCTCTCTCATTGCGGGCGTCATCGGCTCCCTCATGACTAGATAG
- the LOC141655524 gene encoding pentatricopeptide repeat-containing protein At2g15980, which produces MLRRAFSTTGASNESAVTTAVSILKHQRSKSRWSTLVSLFPHGISPPHVSQIILHFRNNPHLALRFFLFTSHRFPTLPPSLSSYATIIHILARARQKTRAQSLIKDALRRHHSQASQLFNLLVENYRKCDSAPFVFDLFIVSLLEMNQFDSCLRIVRILISRGNHLNVATCNVLISNASQRKGCFFGYDLYKQVFHDPATCTVLPNIHTFNNLMLSFHKNGVLDMVEEVWIEMAKWNCQPNCYSYCILMEAYCEDADIDKAEKVWEELRFKGLDPDVVAYNTLIAGYCKAGKVDKGEELYKQMGLTAVEPTCLTYQHLVNGYCLAGDADAAMLLSKDMRRKGYCPDSSTVNAMVTVLCDKGCVMEALGFFTTVMDNADFVAKETSYEMLLKGLCGVGKMEEALKLQAQMVGKGFRPNADVYGAFIDGYIEQGKPDVAESLRKELLGIQPTGVETELPAK; this is translated from the coding sequence ATGTTGAGGCGCGCGTTTTCCACCACCGGCGCCAGCAATGAGTCCGCCGTGACGACGGCCGTATCAATCCTGAAACACCAGCGTTCCAAATCCCGTTGGTCAACCCTTGTATCCCTCTTCCCACACGGCATTTCACCTCCTCATGTTTCCCAAATTATCCTCCATTTCCGCAACAATCCCCATCTTGCCCTCCGTTTCTTCCTTTTCACTTCCCACCGTTTCCCTACCCTTCCTCCTTCCCTCTCCTCTTACGCCACCATTATCCACATTTTAGCTCGTGCCCGCCAAAAAACCCGAGCCCAGTCTCTCATCAAGGACGCTCTTCGTCGTCATCATTCTCAAGCTTCCCAACTTTTCAACTTACTTGTCGAAAACTATCGGAAATGTGATTCTGCCCCCTTTGTATTTGACTTGTTCATCGTTTCCCTTTTGGAAATGAATCAGTTTGATTCCTGTCTTCGTATTGTGCGTATCCTGATATCGCGTGGGAATCATCTTAATGTTGCGACCTGCAATGTCTTAATTTCTAACGCATCTCAGCGTAAAGGCTGTTTCTTTGGGTATGACTTGTACAAGCAGGTATTTCATGACCCTGCTACTTGTACAGTATTGCCTAATATTCACACTTTTAACAACTTGATGCTCTCGTTTCATAAAAATGGAGTGCTTGATATGGTTGAGGAGGTTTGGATTGAGATGGCCAAGTGGAATTGTCAACCCAACTGTTATAGCTATTGCATTTTAATGGAAGCTTACTGTGAGGATGCTGATATTGACAAGGCGGAAAAGGTGTGGGAAGAGTTGAGATTCAAGGGATTGGACCCTGATGTTGTTGCTTATAATACATTGATTGCTGGTTATTGTAAGGCGGGTAAAGTTGATAAGGGCGAGGAGCTTTATAAACAAATGGGGCTCACTGCTGTGGAACCTACTTGTCTTACTTATCAACATCTGGTAAACGGTTATTGCTTGGCTGGTGATGCTGATGCTGCAATGCTTTTGTCGAAAGATATGCGCAGGAAAGGGTATTGTCCTGATAGTTCTACTGTCAATGCAATGGTTACGGTTCTTTGTGACAAGGGCTGTGTCATGGAAGCGTTGGGATTTTTCACGACTGTCATGGATAATGCTGATTTTGTGGCAAAAGAGACAAGCTATGAGATGCTATTAAAGGGCTTGTGTGGCGTAGGAAAGATGGAAGAAGCACTGAAACTGCAGGCGCAGATGGTGGGGAAAGGATTCCGACCCAATGCCGATGTATACGGCGCTTTCATTGATGGATATATTGAACAAGGAAAACCTGATGTGGCCGAAAGCTTGAGAAAGGAGCTTCTGGGAATACAACCTACTGGTGTTGAAACTGAGTTACCTGCTAAATAG